The genome window TCTGGTCCGTCTCCGCCGTAGCCGGGGCGTCGTTCGGCGCTTAACTGGCTGCGCTCTCGTCTCCCGAGCCGCCGGACTCCTCGAGCGGCGACATCGCAATGTAGATGGCGGCGAAGATGATGACGACGTTGAGTGTCGAGACGTATCCGGCGAGTCCCGGTGCGCCGAGTCCGTAAATGATCGTCGGTACGATAGCCAGCAGTCCAACGGCGGCCGCGTGACGCGGTGCGAGGTCCTCGAACATGAGCTACCGTTTCGGCGGTGGGATATTCAATCTAGCGGCACGAGCGATCTCGAGTACGAAAAGACGCTTTCAGCGAGGGACGTCGATGGTCGTTCGGTTCCGACTGTGCTACTGTTCTGGCTCGTCGGCTGCGGGGCGCAGTGCCCACACGAGCAGAGTGCCGATTGCGAGGAGACCAATGGCGAGCGACTCCAGGACGGTTATTTCGACGTCGAAGAATGCGAGGACCGTCCTGAGCTCGACGACGAAGACGAGAATGAACGCGATCAGAATCAACAGTCGAGCGGGTGAGGTTCGCATCAGGTGATCAACGCTCCAGCGTGTGTTACTGCGTGCTGGAGGACCATGATGGCATCGACGACGAGCGACTGTGTGGCGAGTCTTCCGACCCACAGGGTGCTGGCGAGGCCGTCCTGTCCAGCCACCAGTGTCAGTCTCGATGTGGGCCTCGAGAACGACAGCGAATTATACTGTGTTCAAAGAATGTCGTCATATGGACGTTGGCCTCACCGTCGGCGACTCACTCGAGCGGATGGAGCGGACGATCGGCGGCTTCGACCTGGCGGAGTATTCCCTCGCCGAAGGCGTCGACCTCGAGGCGATCGACGGCGACCGACTCGAGGAGATTCTGGCCGATGCGAACGCCGACTTCTGTGTGCACTTGCCGTTCAAACAGGACGTCGTCACGCCGGTTCCGGAGATCAACGAGGCAATTCTGGACTACCAGCGACGGCTGCTCGAGTGGGCCGGTGCGGCCGGCGCACGGAAGGCCGTCCTCCACGGGACGGCGCGCAATCCCCACGATACGGACCTCCGGCCGCTGTTCGCCGACCAGTTGGCGGCGATCGACGCGGCCGCGGCCGACGCTGGTGTCGAACTCGTCGTCGAGAACGTCGGCCACCAGAAGCGCGGCCTCCCGCTGACGGTGCTCGGCGACCTCGCCCGCGAGACGGGGACGGCAGTCTGTTTCGACGTCGGCCACGCCTACATGGAAGACGGTAACGACGGCGTCGAACGCTTCTGCAAGCGATACGGCGATCTCATCACTCACGTCCACGTCCACGACGCCCGGAGTCGCGGTGACACCCACATCCCCATCGGAGCCGGCGAAATCGACTACGGGATCGTCACCGAGTATCTGGGCGGGTTCGACGGCACCGTCGCCGTCGAGGTGTTCTCCGAGGACGTCGCGTTGCTCCGCGATACGGCCGAGCGCGCGACGGCCGCACTCGAGGCCGACAATTCCTAACGCAGCCGACGAGCGCACAGCGTGGGGCGTCCGTTACAGCCGCTCGGTGGTCGTGCTTTTATACAGGCCGCCGTGGAATCAGCGCCACTGCGAGCCGTCGCTCGCTGGTGATCATCATGCCACAGCACGTCCTCGTCCCGCTCGACGGGTCCGACCACGCCGACGCCGGCCTCGAGTACAGTCTGGCCTCGTTTCCTGAGGCGACGATCAGCGCGGTCTTCGTCGTCGATCCCGCGGCCGACAACGAAGCGACCGCCGGATCGACCGAATCGGCTCTCGACCGCGCCGAAGAACGCGGCGAAACGATTCTCGAGCGGGCAGTCGACCGCGCGGCGGTCCACGGTCGCTCGCTCCAGACGTATCTCCGGACCGGCACGCCACACAAAGAAATCCTCGCCCTCGCAAACACCGACGTCGATCACGTCGTCCTCGGGAGCCACGGGCAGTCGCCGATCAGCCAGCCGTTTCTCGGGCGCGTGAGCGAGGCCGTTGTCCGCCGAGCACCGGTCTCGACGACGGTCGTCCCCGAGCCGACGACGGCGCTCGACGACCGCGACCTCCCCGGCTCGATTCTCGTCCCGCTCGACGGCTCCGAGCAGGCGACCGCGGCCCTCGAGTACGCCCTCGAGACGTTCCCCGACGCCGAGTACACGATACTTCACGCCCTGTCGTTGCCGTTCGACCGTCCCCGATCGGAGGTCCGTGGGACCTACCTCGAGGACCTCGTCGACGACCGCGAAGCTCGTGCCGAGCGGATCTTCGAGACGGCGCGCAGCGTCGCAGACGAGCACGACGTCGCACTCGAGACCGAGACAGCCAACGAGACGCCTGGAAACGCCATCGTCGACGCTGCCGAGTCGACCGACTACGATCAGATCGTAATGGGAAGCCACGGCCGTTCGCTGGCCGCACGACTGCTCACCGGCTCGACCGCCGAACGCGTCGCACGCCGGTCACCACGGACGGTCACGCTCGTCCGCGGGGCACCTGCTTCGACGCGCCGTTGATCCGTTGGCACCGAGCCGAGAGGCGTCTCAGTGAGCCGATAGCCGACGTCTCGGCTACGTGCGTGAGGGCGTCGATCACGACTCGAGGTGATCAACGTGCTCGAACAGCGAATCGAAGTCTTCGGGCAACTGATTTTTGGCCTTCTCGAGGTTGCCGGGCGGAACCACCTCGCCGACGATCGCGAGTACCTGCTGGGCGTGGTAGTTGGCGTCCGACCGGTCGACGCCCTCGCGCTCGGCGACGCGGTCTACAAACTCCTGGTAGTCGAACCGCTGTCCGTGCTCGGCTTCGATGAGATAGCGGTCGATCTCCATCGGGAGCGGGCTGGCGAGGTCGGTCGCCTCGCCCTCGTGGAGGCGCTCGCCGAGTGTCGTCAGGACGGCTCGGCTCGCCCGGACCGCCGGCCCCAGTTCGGCGTACTCGAGTCTGTGCTGTACCTGTCCGACGAATTCTTTGTAGTTCATCGTTGGTGGATGGTGCTGATGACTGACCGTGGTGATGGGCGGTCTTTCGTTCGGTACGGGTGACGCCACACCGACCAGCATGATAAATGACCAGCCGCGGGTTCGAACGGTACCGACTCAGGAGGCGGTGACGGAGATAGACGGGCTTTCGCCGGTTCGCACGCCTACTCGTTGTCATCGTCTGTGTGTTGGCAAACATACAGGTGGGCACGGAGCTAACGACCGGTATGTCACGGACGACGGACCCTCCAGTGGTCGGTGAAACGTGCCTCTCGCCCGGCCAGCTCGAGGTGCTCACGAGGCGCATCAAGACGACCGGTGACCGCTCGTCGATACCCGTTCGAACGCCGATCACCGACGACGAGATCGGGTCGGTGCCCGCCTGTACCGCCGAAGACGTCGCCAGCGCGGTCGACCGCGCTCGAACGGCTCAGACCGCCTGGGCAGCCACGCCCGCCGACGAACGGGCGGCCATCGTAGAGCGCCTCGGCGATCGGGTCCTCAAGCGTCGCGACCAGTTGCTCGACATCGTCCAGCTCGAGACGGGCAAGGCACGCCATCACGCACTCGAGGAGGTCCTCGACGTGCCGTTGACCTGTTCGTACTACGCCACCAACGGCCCGGAGCTGTGTGCCGACGAGCCCCGTTCGGGGGCCGTTCCGCTGGCTGCCGACGCGACCGTCACATACGAGCCAGTCGGCGTGGTGGGCGTCATCTCGCCGTGGAACTACCCGCTGACGCTGGCGCTAACCGACGCGATTCCGGCCTTGCTCGCCGGCAACGCCGTCGTCTGCAAACCCGATGAGCGCACGCCGTTCGTCGCGCTCGCGCTCGCAGCCCTCTTCGAGGAGGCCGGCCTCCCGGACGGACTCTTCCAGATCGTCACCGGCGAGGGTTCCACTGTCGGCCCCGCGTTGATCGATCGCGTCGATTACGTCGCGTTCACCGGCGGCACGGAGACGGGCCGACTCGTCGCCGAAGGGGCCGGACGGAACCTGATCGGCTGCTCGCTGGAACTCGGCGGCAAGAACCCGATGGTCGTCCTCGACGACGCCGACCTCGAGACGGCCGCCCGCGGCGCGGTCAAGGGTGCCTTTACCAATGCGGGCCAGCTCTGTCTGGCACCCGAACGGATCTACGTCGACGAGCGTCGGTACGACGCGTTTCTCGACGCTTTCGTCGGCGCGACCCGCAACCTCCGTCTCGGCCTCGAGTTCGACTACGGCCCCGACGTCGGCTCGCTGATCGACGGTGACCACCTCGAACGCGTCCGTGAACACGTCGAGGGGGCGGTCGACGACGGCGCGTCGCTGCTCACGGGCGGGCGCGCTCGCCCCGATGTCGGCCCGTTTTGCTACGAGCCAACGATCCTGAGCGACGTTGCCCCCGACTCGCGGGTCGTCTGCGAAGAGACGTTCGGCCCCGTCGTCTCCGTCGTTCCCGTCGCGGACGTCGATGAGGCGATCGAACGGGCCAACGAGACCGAGTACGGGCTGAACGGAAGCGTCTGGACGACCGACCGCGAGCGCGGCCGCGCGGTCGCCCGAGAGATCGACTGTGGCACCGTCTGTGTCAACGACCCGTACACGGTCGGCTGGGCCGCTGCCGACGCCCCGATGGGCGGGTTCGGCGACTCCGGGATGGGCCGTCGCCACGGCCCCGAGGGCATCCGACGGTTCCTCGAGTCACGAACGGTCGCGACCTCCCGGATCGGTCCCTTCGACGCGCCCCCGGGCGTCTCGCCTGGCTTGTTCGCCCGATTCATGTTGGGGTTGACGACCGTCCAGCGGCGACTCGAGCGGTGGTTCCGGTGACCGAGCCAGCCGTCTTTCTCACCGGCTTTCCGGGTTTTCTCGGCTCGGCGCTGCTCGAGCGCGTGCTCGCCCGTGGTGACGGGCCGGTCGCCTGTCTGGTCCAGCCCCAGTACCGTGAGGTGGCCCGCCAGCGAGCCCGGGAGATCACCGACGGAATCGACGGCGTCGACGCCGAGGCGGCGATCCACCTCTACGAGGGCGACATCACCGAGCCGGACCTCGGACTGGGGGACGACCGCAATGGGCTCGAAAGCGTCTCGGAACTGTATCACCTCGCGGCGGTCTACGACCTCGGCGTCGACCGCGAACTGGCGGAGGCGGTCAACGTCCGCGGTACCGAACACGTCCTCGAGTTCGCCACACGGCTCGACGTCGACCGACTCCACTACGTCAGCACCTGTTACGTCAGTGGCCGCTACGACGGCGTGTTCACCGAAGCGCACCTCCAGGAAGGCCAGTCGTTCAACAACCACTACGAGGAGACGAAGTACCGCGCCGAGGTCGCGGTCAGCGAACGGATGGCAGAGGGGATGCCCGCAACCGTCTACCGGCCAGCGATCGTCGTCGGTGACAGCCGGACGGGCGAGACCGACAAGTTCGACGGCCCCTACTACCTGCTCAACATGTTGCTCGCCCAGCCGTCGTGGCTTACGGCGGCGTTTCGGTTCCCGGACTCGAGCGACACAGAGCTCAACGTCGTGCCACGGGACTTCGTCGTCGACGCGATCGCCCACCTCAGCGCCAGCGAGGAGACGATCGGCGAGGTCTACCAGCTTTGTGATCCATCGCCGCTTCCCGTCTCCGCGTTCGTCGACGCTCTCGCCGACGCCGCCGGTCACCGCACCGTGACCGTCCCGACGGCAAAGCCGCTCGCACGGGCAGTCACGGGACTGCTCGAACACACCGCGCTCGACCTCGAGCCGGCGACGCTCGACTACCTCGATCACCCGACACGGTACGCCTGTCCCGCGACCAACCGAGCACTCGCCGGAAGCGGACTCGAGGTCCCGCCGTTCGAATCGTACGCCGACCGGCTCGTCGACTTCGTTCGCCAGAACCCTGACGTCGGCGATGAGCCGATGGTCTAGTACTCTCAGGTCGAACGCCCGTCGGTCTCTTCGTGAGCCCACGAGGTGATCGTCCCGTAATCGCCGGGGACGACGGGGCCGTCGAGCAGCGGGTCGTCGGTCTCGTCCATCCACTCGTAGAGCCGTCTCGAGAGGTCGACTCTGACGTCCTGATATCGGGGTTCGAAGGCGACGTTTTCGTCTTCCTGTGGGCTCTCGTGGAGGTCGAACAGCTCTTCGTACGGCCGTGGCGGGACGGCGTCGGTCTCACGGATCATCCGGCCGGCCTCGCTCGCGAAGACGTCTTTGGTCAGGTACACCTTCGGGAGGTGCCAGAAGTTACGGACGTACTTGTATCGCTCCGTGCGAATAGCCCTGACCGGGTTGTACATGTCGTGCCAGGTCATCTCCGCGAACACGCACTCGCGTTCGTCGTACTCGTCGCCGGTCAACAGCGGGAGGAAGCTTCGGCCGTCGATCTCGTTCGGCCGGTCGAGGGTGTTCTCGCCGGTGCCATCGTTGTTGCCGTCGTCTCCGTCACCGCTCTCGCCGTTCCCGTCGTCTCCGTCACCGCTCTCGTCGCTCTCGTCTCCGACGAGGTCGAGGATCGTCGGCAACACGTCGACGTTGCTGATGAGCTGGTCGTATCGCGTGCCGTCGTCGGCGAGTTCGGGATAGCGAAGTAACAAGGCTCCCTCGATGCCGGCGTCGTAACAGCTTCCTTTAGCACGGGGAAAGGCGA of Natrarchaeobaculum sulfurireducens contains these proteins:
- a CDS encoding cytochrome-ba3 oxidase subunit, producing the protein MFEDLAPRHAAAVGLLAIVPTIIYGLGAPGLAGYVSTLNVVIIFAAIYIAMSPLEESGGSGDESAAS
- a CDS encoding CbaC protein, whose amino-acid sequence is MRTSPARLLILIAFILVFVVELRTVLAFFDVEITVLESLAIGLLAIGTLLVWALRPAADEPEQ
- a CDS encoding sugar phosphate isomerase/epimerase family protein, which codes for MDVGLTVGDSLERMERTIGGFDLAEYSLAEGVDLEAIDGDRLEEILADANADFCVHLPFKQDVVTPVPEINEAILDYQRRLLEWAGAAGARKAVLHGTARNPHDTDLRPLFADQLAAIDAAAADAGVELVVENVGHQKRGLPLTVLGDLARETGTAVCFDVGHAYMEDGNDGVERFCKRYGDLITHVHVHDARSRGDTHIPIGAGEIDYGIVTEYLGGFDGTVAVEVFSEDVALLRDTAERATAALEADNS
- a CDS encoding universal stress protein: MPQHVLVPLDGSDHADAGLEYSLASFPEATISAVFVVDPAADNEATAGSTESALDRAEERGETILERAVDRAAVHGRSLQTYLRTGTPHKEILALANTDVDHVVLGSHGQSPISQPFLGRVSEAVVRRAPVSTTVVPEPTTALDDRDLPGSILVPLDGSEQATAALEYALETFPDAEYTILHALSLPFDRPRSEVRGTYLEDLVDDREARAERIFETARSVADEHDVALETETANETPGNAIVDAAESTDYDQIVMGSHGRSLAARLLTGSTAERVARRSPRTVTLVRGAPASTRR
- a CDS encoding DUF2267 domain-containing protein; the encoded protein is MNYKEFVGQVQHRLEYAELGPAVRASRAVLTTLGERLHEGEATDLASPLPMEIDRYLIEAEHGQRFDYQEFVDRVAEREGVDRSDANYHAQQVLAIVGEVVPPGNLEKAKNQLPEDFDSLFEHVDHLES
- a CDS encoding succinic semialdehyde dehydrogenase; translated protein: MSRTTDPPVVGETCLSPGQLEVLTRRIKTTGDRSSIPVRTPITDDEIGSVPACTAEDVASAVDRARTAQTAWAATPADERAAIVERLGDRVLKRRDQLLDIVQLETGKARHHALEEVLDVPLTCSYYATNGPELCADEPRSGAVPLAADATVTYEPVGVVGVISPWNYPLTLALTDAIPALLAGNAVVCKPDERTPFVALALAALFEEAGLPDGLFQIVTGEGSTVGPALIDRVDYVAFTGGTETGRLVAEGAGRNLIGCSLELGGKNPMVVLDDADLETAARGAVKGAFTNAGQLCLAPERIYVDERRYDAFLDAFVGATRNLRLGLEFDYGPDVGSLIDGDHLERVREHVEGAVDDGASLLTGGRARPDVGPFCYEPTILSDVAPDSRVVCEETFGPVVSVVPVADVDEAIERANETEYGLNGSVWTTDRERGRAVAREIDCGTVCVNDPYTVGWAAADAPMGGFGDSGMGRRHGPEGIRRFLESRTVATSRIGPFDAPPGVSPGLFARFMLGLTTVQRRLERWFR
- a CDS encoding SDR family oxidoreductase translates to MVPVTEPAVFLTGFPGFLGSALLERVLARGDGPVACLVQPQYREVARQRAREITDGIDGVDAEAAIHLYEGDITEPDLGLGDDRNGLESVSELYHLAAVYDLGVDRELAEAVNVRGTEHVLEFATRLDVDRLHYVSTCYVSGRYDGVFTEAHLQEGQSFNNHYEETKYRAEVAVSERMAEGMPATVYRPAIVVGDSRTGETDKFDGPYYLLNMLLAQPSWLTAAFRFPDSSDTELNVVPRDFVVDAIAHLSASEETIGEVYQLCDPSPLPVSAFVDALADAAGHRTVTVPTAKPLARAVTGLLEHTALDLEPATLDYLDHPTRYACPATNRALAGSGLEVPPFESYADRLVDFVRQNPDVGDEPMV